The Deinococcus sp. YIM 134068 genomic sequence ATCAGCCCCAGCACCACGACCACGAACAGCACGCAGGTCGCGTAGAAGGCGACCATCAGGTAGCCGAGCTGCGCCAGCGACCCCACCCCGTACTTGCCGATGGTAAAGGCCATCGCCCCGAACGCGCCAACCGGTGCCAGCCGCATCACGAAGCCCAGGATCACGAAGACCGCGCTGTTGACCGCCTCGATGCCCGCCAGAATCGTCTCGCCGAGCTTGCCCAGCTTCAAGAGGGCGAAGCCGAACAGCACCGCGACGAGGAGCACCTGAAGGAGATCGCCCTCGGTGAAGGCGCTGATCATGGTGTCGGGGATGATGTGTAGCACGAAGTCCGCGACCGTGCGCTGGCCCGCCGCCTCGGTGTAGGTGGCGATGCTGCCCGTGTCGAGGGTGGCAGGGTCGATGTTCAGCCCCCGGCCCGGCCCCAGCACGTTCACGATCACCAGCCCGATCACGAGCGCAAAGGTCGTCACGACCTCGAAGTACAAGAGTGCCTTGCCGCCCACGCGCCCCACCTTCTTCGTGTCGCGCATGTGGGCGATGCCGCTCACCACGGTAGCGAAGATGATCGGCGCGATGATCATCTTGATGAGCTTGATAAAGCCGTCGCCCAGCGGCTTGAGGCCCTCCCCGACCCGTGGGAAGAGGAAGCCCAGCAACACGCCGAGCACGATGGCGATGAGAACCTGCACATACAGGCTGCGGAACACTTTCGGCATGGAAGACCTCGCGGGGAGCAAGAGAGGGTGGGCGGCGAGGGGCTAGGCCTCAGCCGGGCACGGGAACGCGGGCGGCGGGACGCGCGGAAGGGTTGTGGCAGGAGGCTGCGTGGTCATGGTTGACCAGGAGGGACTTGGACGGCCCGTCCACCAGTCTTCATCAAACCTTTAAGTTAAGGAAAGTTCGTTCCAGCGGACCAAAACGGATGCCCCGCACTGCTCGCCTTTTGTCCACAGCGTGAACCAAACCCGGCGCGGGGGTCACGCGGTCTGACAGACTGGGCGCGGTGTCCTCTCCTCCGGCTCCCGTGGTTCCCACTGCGCGTCGCCCCGGCACGTCCAGCCTGGCGCGCGAGGTCGCGCTGCCGCACACGCCGCGCTGGCTGCGGATTCAGTCGCGGGTCTTTCTCTCCATCGCCGCCGCCTTCCTGCTGTTCGCGGTGCCGCTCGCGCTTCTGGCCTCGGCCAGCCTGCGCGGGGCCATCCACCGCACGTACTCGGACCGGGCGCTGCGCGAGTCGGGGCTGATCGCCACGCTGCCACCCGTGCGCGCCGCGTTGGGCGGGGACGCGGAGGCCCGCGCGGGACTGAATCGCCTGATGAACGAACATCGCCTCCTGCTGGGGGCCGATTACGTCGTCGTGACCGATCTCTCAACCCGGCGGCTGACCCACCCCGAACCCGACCGGATCGGCGAGCCGATGGTGGGGGGCGACTTCACCAGCTTCCGGGCGGGCCGCCCCGTGACCGAGACGGTGCGGGGCACGCTGGGACCCTCCGTGCGGGCGAAGGTGCCGGTGCTGGACGGGCAGGGGCGGGTGCTGGGGCTGGTGAGCGTGGGCTTTCTGCTGCCACGCCTGGGCGAGGTGTTCGAGGAGGTGGTGCGGGTCGCGCTGCCGTGGTACGTGGGCGCGCTGGCCCTCGCGCTGGGGGGCGCGTCGGTCCTCGCCCGGCGGGTGCGGCGTGAAATGCTCGACCTCGAACCCGAACAGATCGCGGGCGGGCTGCTGCACTTCCGCACGGTGCTGGGGGCATTGGAGGAGGGCGTCCTCGTCGTGCGAGGCGGGCAGGTGTACCTGATGAACGCGCAGGCGCGGGCACTGCTGGGGGTGGGGGCGGAGGAGTTGCCCGTCGCCCTCGATACGCTCCTGCCCGGAGGAGCCACGACCCTCCTCGGCGCGGACACGTCCGACGCCCCCGTCCCGCTCACCGTGCGGGGCCGTCCCCTCCTCGTCGGCGTGCGGCCCGCCCCGGACGGCGCGGGGGTGGTGGTCGTGCGCGACCTCGCGCGGGTGCGGGCGCTGGCGGACGAACTCACCCAGTCGCGGCGCTACGCCGACCTGCTGCGGGCGCAGACCCACGAGTTCACGAACCGGCTGCACACGCTGGCGGGCCTGCTCCACCTCGGCG encodes the following:
- a CDS encoding dicarboxylate/amino acid:cation symporter, encoding MPKVFRSLYVQVLIAIVLGVLLGFLFPRVGEGLKPLGDGFIKLIKMIIAPIIFATVVSGIAHMRDTKKVGRVGGKALLYFEVVTTFALVIGLVIVNVLGPGRGLNIDPATLDTGSIATYTEAAGQRTVADFVLHIIPDTMISAFTEGDLLQVLLVAVLFGFALLKLGKLGETILAGIEAVNSAVFVILGFVMRLAPVGAFGAMAFTIGKYGVGSLAQLGYLMVAFYATCVLFVVVVLGLIARFYGFSLFKFIRYIKEELLLVLGTSSSESALPRLIAKLEHAGAQRSVVGLVVPAGYSFNLDGTSIYLTMAAMFIAQATGTELSLGQQLGLIGVLLLTSKGAAGVTGSGFITLAATLSAVGSVPVAGLALILGIDRFMSEARAITNFIGNGVAALVVARSENAVDMGRLERALNGEDLPTLVPEVAAEERGEGRQIDTPLPA
- a CDS encoding sensor histidine kinase; translated protein: MVPTARRPGTSSLAREVALPHTPRWLRIQSRVFLSIAAAFLLFAVPLALLASASLRGAIHRTYSDRALRESGLIATLPPVRAALGGDAEARAGLNRLMNEHRLLLGADYVVVTDLSTRRLTHPEPDRIGEPMVGGDFTSFRAGRPVTETVRGTLGPSVRAKVPVLDGQGRVLGLVSVGFLLPRLGEVFEEVVRVALPWYVGALALALGGASVLARRVRREMLDLEPEQIAGGLLHFRTVLGALEEGVLVVRGGQVYLMNAQARALLGVGAEELPVALDTLLPGGATTLLGADTSDAPVPLTVRGRPLLVGVRPAPDGAGVVVVRDLARVRALADELTQSRRYADLLRAQTHEFTNRLHTLAGLLHLGETREALALIYAQSRREAEHIGAVRALRPVRLAALVLGKYERAAERGVTLTLDPHSALPDGLPAPALDLIELAVGNFLENAFEALEGHPAGEVRLLVAGDPEGLVVEVRDNGPGVPAPLAGALTERGVSSKGAGRGVGLSLVRGRANALGATLTHDRVTDPDGRSWTRFTLDLPAPGVAA